A genomic segment from Methanotorris formicicus Mc-S-70 encodes:
- the larE gene encoding ATP-dependent sacrificial sulfur transferase LarE: MEELRKKLENLKKFFKGKKVIVAYSGGVDSSLIAKIASDTTETLAITIDNGFFSDDAIKKAEIRAKKYGIKHEVIKLDAKMHELDDLIAQLKKNPTNRCYLCKKIMAIILVNEKEKLGYDLIVDGTIYDDLFEDRPGIKAFREHGIKSPLAEFKISKKDVYELSNYLDIEIPKKETCLATRIRFNQEITGEKLKRVEMAEKFLSKYIKGTLRVRDDDGIARIEVDKDEIEKFFSEEFIKIVVDELKKLGFERVSLDLEGYKRPLKNNIHKNIL; encoded by the coding sequence ATGGAAGAATTAAGGAAAAAATTAGAAAATCTAAAAAAATTCTTTAAAGGGAAAAAGGTTATTGTTGCATATTCGGGAGGTGTGGATAGTTCATTAATTGCAAAAATTGCCTCAGATACTACAGAAACTTTGGCTATAACCATTGACAACGGATTCTTTTCAGATGATGCTATAAAAAAAGCAGAGATTAGGGCAAAAAAATATGGGATTAAGCATGAAGTCATAAAACTTGATGCTAAAATGCATGAATTAGATGACCTCATCGCCCAACTAAAAAAGAATCCAACAAACAGATGCTACCTATGCAAAAAAATAATGGCAATTATCTTGGTTAATGAGAAAGAAAAATTAGGTTATGATTTAATTGTCGATGGCACTATATATGATGATTTATTTGAGGATAGACCAGGAATAAAGGCGTTTAGAGAACATGGGATAAAATCTCCACTGGCAGAATTTAAAATTTCAAAAAAGGATGTTTATGAACTTTCAAATTATTTGGACATAGAAATTCCAAAAAAAGAAACATGCCTTGCCACGAGAATAAGATTTAACCAAGAAATTACTGGGGAGAAATTGAAAAGGGTGGAGATGGCAGAGAAATTTTTATCAAAATACATAAAAGGGACCCTAAGGGTTAGGGATGATGATGGAATTGCAAGGATTGAGGTGGATAAGGACGAGATAGAAAAATTTTTCAGTGAAGAGTTTATTAAAATAGTCGTAGATGAATTGAAAAAATTGGGGTTTGAAAGAGTTAGTTTGGATTTGGAAGGATATAAAAGACCATTAAAAAATAATATTCACAAAAATATTTTATAA
- a CDS encoding MjaI family restriction endonuclease translates to MTKLENLLSLSSPKFPKYSSQLINLANMYSHATRSKNVGQMSGLMKEFKENGGRTFEDRKKWYLSKYPNAIDEATKKIMKKINEFKKVLNEIDEEIIRNWVFRESY, encoded by the coding sequence ATGACGAAATTAGAAAATCTACTATCACTATCCAGTCCAAAATTTCCAAAATATTCATCCCAATTAATAAACCTTGCTAATATGTATTCTCATGCAACAAGATCAAAAAATGTTGGGCAAATGTCTGGATTAATGAAAGAATTTAAAGAAAATGGGGGTAGAACTTTTGAAGATAGGAAAAAATGGTATCTATCAAAATATCCAAATGCTATTGATGAAGCAACAAAAAAGATAATGAAAAAAATAAATGAATTTAAAAAAGTTTTAAATGAAATTGATGAAGAAATTATAAGAAATTGGGTATTTAGAGAATCTTATTAA